One window from the genome of Chroococcidiopsis sp. TS-821 encodes:
- the accC gene encoding acetyl-CoA carboxylase biotin carboxylase subunit, with translation MHFSKILIANRGEIALRIIRACEEMGIATVAVHSTVDRDSLHVQLADEAVCIGEAPSSKSYLNIPRIIAAALTRNATAIHPGYGFLAENARFAEICADHQITFIGPSPEAIRAMGDKSTAKETMIRAGVPIVPGSDGLLKDELEASAIARQIGYPVIVKATAGGGGRGMRLVRDDSEITKLFLAAQGEAEAAFGNPGLYLEKFIERPRHIEFQILADSYGNVIHLGERDCSIQRRHQKLLEEAPSPALTPELREKMGEAAVKAAKSIDYVGAGTVEFLLAPNGEFYFMEMNTRIQVEHPVTEMITGLDLVAEQIRIAQGEKLQLTQDQVVLRGHAIECRINAEDPDHDFRPSPGRISGYLPPGGPGVRMDSHVYTDYQIPPYYDSLIAKLIVWGPDRASAIRRMKRALRECALTGLPTTINFHQRILETPEFLQGDVYTNFVEHVMFSRGN, from the coding sequence ATGCACTTTTCTAAAATACTCATCGCCAATCGGGGAGAAATTGCCCTGCGGATCATCCGTGCTTGTGAAGAAATGGGAATTGCGACCGTTGCGGTTCATTCGACCGTCGATCGCGATTCCCTCCACGTCCAACTAGCAGATGAGGCGGTATGCATCGGCGAGGCTCCGAGTAGCAAAAGTTATCTCAATATTCCCCGCATTATCGCCGCAGCTTTAACGCGCAATGCGACGGCGATTCACCCTGGGTACGGATTTTTAGCCGAAAATGCCCGATTTGCAGAGATTTGTGCGGATCATCAAATTACATTTATTGGTCCCTCACCCGAAGCAATTCGCGCTATGGGCGATAAATCAACAGCGAAAGAAACGATGATTCGCGCCGGCGTACCGATTGTCCCTGGTAGCGATGGATTACTCAAAGACGAACTCGAAGCAAGTGCGATCGCGCGTCAAATTGGCTATCCGGTAATCGTCAAAGCAACAGCAGGGGGAGGCGGACGTGGCATGCGTCTTGTCCGCGACGACAGTGAAATCACTAAACTCTTTTTAGCCGCTCAAGGCGAAGCAGAAGCTGCTTTTGGTAATCCTGGCTTATACCTGGAAAAATTTATCGAACGTCCGCGTCATATCGAATTTCAAATTCTCGCAGATAGCTACGGCAACGTCATTCACCTTGGCGAACGCGATTGTTCGATTCAACGCCGTCACCAAAAATTATTAGAAGAAGCACCTAGCCCCGCACTCACTCCTGAACTCCGCGAAAAAATGGGAGAAGCTGCAGTTAAAGCTGCGAAGTCAATTGATTATGTGGGTGCGGGAACGGTGGAATTTCTCCTTGCTCCCAACGGCGAATTTTATTTCATGGAAATGAATACGCGGATTCAAGTCGAGCATCCAGTTACCGAAATGATTACTGGACTGGACTTGGTGGCTGAGCAAATTCGCATCGCCCAAGGGGAAAAACTGCAGTTGACTCAAGACCAAGTTGTTCTGCGCGGTCACGCGATCGAATGTCGCATTAATGCTGAAGACCCCGACCATGACTTTCGCCCGTCTCCAGGTCGGATCAGCGGCTACTTACCGCCAGGTGGTCCCGGCGTGCGCATGGATTCCCACGTTTACACCGATTATCAAATTCCTCCCTACTACGACTCCTTAATTGCCAAATTAATCGTTTGGGGACCAGATCGTGCCAGCGCGATCAGACGAATGAAACGTGCTTTACGCGAATGTGCTCTAACTGGTTTGCCCACAACAATTAACTTCCATCAAAGAATCCTAGAAACACCAGAATTTTTACAAGGTGACGTTTATACGAACTTTGTCGAACATGTCATGTTCTCGCGGGGAAATTAG